A region of Oxyura jamaicensis isolate SHBP4307 breed ruddy duck chromosome 9, BPBGC_Ojam_1.0, whole genome shotgun sequence DNA encodes the following proteins:
- the CPB1 gene encoding carboxypeptidase B isoform X3 has protein sequence MQVDFWQPDYVTLVKPKMQVDFRVEADKVFEVEHLLKENKVEYRVLINNLKTALDAQFDSKARSTSHSYEKYNTWEKIAAWTEDITAQNPDLVSRSVIGETYEGRPIYLLKLGKSGTNKNAVFMDCGFHAREWISPAFCQWFVKEAVETYGKDNIMTRLLNNLDFYVLPVLNIDGYVYTWTNDRMWRKTRSKNSGSFCIGTDPNRNFDAGWCSMGASRRPCDSTYCGSAPESEKETKALADFIREHLSTIKAYLTIHSYSQLLLFPYSYTYKYPENYEELNSIASAAAKQLASLYNTEYTYGPGATTIYPAAGGSDDWAYDQGIKYSFTFELRDTGYYGFLLPESQIKPTCEETLLAVKYIANYVLNHLY, from the exons ATGCAG GTTGACTTTTGGCAGCCAGACTATGTCACGCTGGTAAAGCCAAAAATGCAAGTTGATTTCCGAGTTGAAGCTGACAAGGTTTTTGAGGTTGAACatcttttgaaggaaaacaaagtagaGTATAG AGTTCTGATCAACAACCTGAAGACTGCACTGGATGCTCAGTTTGACAGCAAAGCTCGTAGCACCAGTCACAGCTATGAAAAGTACAACACCTGGGAAAAG ATAGCTGCTTGGACTGAGGATATTACTGCTCAGAACCCAGACCTTGTTTCTCGCAGTGTAATTGGGGAAACATATGAAGGACGGCCAATATACCTTCTCAAA TTGGGAAAAAGCGGTACAAATAAGAATGCTGTCTTTATGGATTGTGGTTTCCATGCAAGAGAGTGGATCTCCCCTGCTTTCTGCCAGTGGTTTGTGAAAGAA GCTGTTGAGACCTATGGAAAAGATAATATCATGACCAGACTTCTCAACAACCTGGACTTCTATGTTTTGCCTGTTCTTAATATTGATGGTTACGTTTACACTTGGACAAAT GACCGTATGTGGAGAAAGACACGCTCTAAAAATTCTGGCAGCTTTTGCATTGGTACTGATCCCAACAGGAATTTTGATGCTGGCTGGTGCA GTATGGGGGCCTCAAGAAGACCCTGTGATTCCACTTACTGTGGTTCTGCACCTGAGTCTGAAAAGGAGACCAAGGCTTTGGCTGATTTTATTCGTGAACATCTTTCTACAATCAAGGCATATCTGACTATTCACTCCTATTCCCAGCTGCTACTGTTTCCTTATTCATATACTTACAAATACCCAGAGAATTATGAGGAACTG AATTCCATCGCTAGTGCTGCAGCCAAACAGCTGGCCAGTTTGTACAATACCGAATATACGTACGGCCCAGGAGCCACAACAATCT atcctgctgcaggaggctctgATGACTGGGCTTATGATCAAGGCATCAAGTACTCTTTCACTTTTGAGCTCCGAGACACTGGCTATTATGGGTTTCTTCTCCCTGAATCTCAGATAAAGCCAACCTGTGAGGAGACTTTGCTTGCTGTTAAATACATTGCTAATTATGTCCTTAATCATTTGTATTAG
- the PIGZ gene encoding GPI mannosyltransferase 4, with the protein MAARWLWALLAALRAGWCLLPQAGYLHPDEFFQSPEVMAGDILNLQVYYPWEFLSSSPCRTVVFPLMTSGVTYWVVKSLQQLDLCSSCINSYTLLVSPRLLFTIFSFVLDYSVYRLAPSWEADPWKALVLLAGSYVTLVFYTRTFTNTLEGLLFALLLVLVSSNKSDSSSVKPTSSPLIGIVTTAGFFNRPTFLAFALMPLLYWTGLNVDSQKSIKTIINPLLKLITCACFTAIVFVTADTLYFTSVGLDNFYSNKKNSLFDVIAQLNHKMVVTPLNFLSYNLNPHNLAQHGTHPQVTHFTVNGIMLFGILHILAIGAGFKMVKKYIYQLMWVKSYYRGSPRVFVHSEGNPKLLLFYFVPLAFLSLFSHQEPRFLIPLILPLVLFSTSQNRAMKWKPVIIIFNVLGALVFGWLHQGGLIPCLFHLEHLMHSPGSSNHTRHYTLLFAHTYMPPRSLLNIKKKDTHIEVIDMAGSEEETLCETVGQQAKNFTCNHCHLFVIIPGTVRATITKCGLSFKNETLIFPHLSMEDPPQISFLFSENWRSQLGLYILQLGRDHQSP; encoded by the exons ATGGCGGCGCGGTGGCTGTGGGCGCTGCTGGCGGCGCTGCGGGCGGGCTGGTGCCTGCTGCCGCAGGCCGGCTACCTGCACCCCGACGAGTTCTTCCAGTCACCCGAAGTCATGGCAG GAGATATTTTAAACCTACAGGTCTATTACCCTTGGGAGTTCCTTTCCAGCTCTCCTTGCAGAACAGTTGTTTTCCCATTAATGACATCTGGAGTTACCTACTGGGTGGTCAAGTCTTTGCAGCAGCTGGACTTATGTTCAAGTTGCATCAACAGCTACACCCTTCTTGTATCACCTCGCCTTCTCTTTACAatcttttcttttgtacttGACTATAGCGTGTATCGATTAGCTCCTTCCTGGGAAGCAGATCCATGGAAAGCGCTGGTACTTCTGGCTGGATCGTATGTCACTCTGGTATTTTACACAAGAACATTTACAAACACGCTTGAAGGACttctctttgctcttctcttgGTATTGGTTTCCTCCAACAAATCTGACAGCAGCTCAGTAAAGCCTACAAGCAGCCCTCTCATAGGTATTGTAACAACTGCTGGGTTTTTCAATAGGCCAACCTTTTTGGCATTTGCACTAATGCCCCTGCTTTACTGGACAGGTTTAAATGTTGACTCCCAAAAGAGCATTAAAACTATCATAAACCCCTTATTGAAGCTAATCACATGTGCATGTTTTACTGCCATTGTTTTTGTAACAGCTGACACCTTATATTTTACCTCTGTGGGCTTAGACAACttttacagcaataaaaagaacagcCTATTTGATGTAATAGCTCAATTGAATCACAAAATGGTAGTAACCCCTTTAAATTTTCTCAGCTATAATCTCAATCCTCATAATCTTGCGCAGCATGGAACTCACCCACAAGTAACGCATTTTACAGTCAATGGAATAATGCTCTTTGGGATCTTACATATTCTGGCCATTGGTGCTGGTTTTAAAATGGTAAAGAAATACATCTATCAATTAATGTGGGTCAAATCATACTATCGTGGGTCACCTAGGGTGTTTGTGCATTCTGAGGGCAATCCAAAattactgctgttttattttgttcctttggCATTCCTCTCCCTGTTCAGTCACCAAGAACCTCgttttctcattcctctcaTCTTGCCATTAGTCCTGTTCAGCACATCACAGAATAGAGCTATGAAGTGGAAACctgtcattattattttcaatgttCTTGGGGCTTTGGTGTTTGGGTGGCTACACCAGGGGGGCCTGATACCATGTTTGTTTCACCTGGAACATCTCATGCATTCTCCAGGGTCCTCAAACCATACAAGACACTATACTCTACTCTTTGCTCACACCTACATGCCTCCTAGGTCTCTGCTTAATATCAAAAAAAAGGACACACATATAGAAGTAATTGATATGGCTGGATCTGAAGAAGAAACCCTCTGCGAAACAGTAGGGCAGCAAGCAAAAAATTTTACCTGCAATCACTGCCATTTATTTGTTATAATCCCTGGAACAGTCAGAGCCACAATTACCAAGTGTGGTCTCTCGTTCAAGAACGAGACTTTGATCTTTCCACACTTATCAATGGAAGACCCACCACAAATATCCTTCCTCTTCAGTGAAAATTGGAGAAGTCAGCTAGGACTATACATCCTTCAGCTAGGCAGAGATCATCAGAGCCCTTAG
- the CPB1 gene encoding carboxypeptidase B isoform X2, producing the protein MGVSHKVFRAILLNEDQVEIINSLASKMQVDFWQPDYVTLVKPKMQVDFRVEADKVFEVEHLLKENKVEYRVLINNLKTALDAQFDSKARSTSHSYEKYNTWEKIAAWTEDITAQNPDLVSRSVIGETYEGRPIYLLKLGKSGTNKNAVFMDCGFHAREWISPAFCQWFVKEAVETYGKDNIMTRLLNNLDFYVLPVLNIDGYVYTWTNDRMWRKTRSKNSGSFCIGTDPNRNFDAGWCSMGASRRPCDSTYCGSAPESEKETKALADFIREHLSTIKAYLTIHSYSQLLLFPYSYTYKYPENYEELNSIASAAAKQLASLYNTEYTYGPGATTIYPAAGGSDDWAYDQGIKYSFTFELRDTGYYGFLLPESQIKPTCEETLLAVKYIANYVLNHLY; encoded by the exons ccATAAGGTGTTTCGTGCGATTCTACTGAATGAGGACCAGGTGGAAATCATCAATTCCCTTGCCAGCAAAATGCAG GTTGACTTTTGGCAGCCAGACTATGTCACGCTGGTAAAGCCAAAAATGCAAGTTGATTTCCGAGTTGAAGCTGACAAGGTTTTTGAGGTTGAACatcttttgaaggaaaacaaagtagaGTATAG AGTTCTGATCAACAACCTGAAGACTGCACTGGATGCTCAGTTTGACAGCAAAGCTCGTAGCACCAGTCACAGCTATGAAAAGTACAACACCTGGGAAAAG ATAGCTGCTTGGACTGAGGATATTACTGCTCAGAACCCAGACCTTGTTTCTCGCAGTGTAATTGGGGAAACATATGAAGGACGGCCAATATACCTTCTCAAA TTGGGAAAAAGCGGTACAAATAAGAATGCTGTCTTTATGGATTGTGGTTTCCATGCAAGAGAGTGGATCTCCCCTGCTTTCTGCCAGTGGTTTGTGAAAGAA GCTGTTGAGACCTATGGAAAAGATAATATCATGACCAGACTTCTCAACAACCTGGACTTCTATGTTTTGCCTGTTCTTAATATTGATGGTTACGTTTACACTTGGACAAAT GACCGTATGTGGAGAAAGACACGCTCTAAAAATTCTGGCAGCTTTTGCATTGGTACTGATCCCAACAGGAATTTTGATGCTGGCTGGTGCA GTATGGGGGCCTCAAGAAGACCCTGTGATTCCACTTACTGTGGTTCTGCACCTGAGTCTGAAAAGGAGACCAAGGCTTTGGCTGATTTTATTCGTGAACATCTTTCTACAATCAAGGCATATCTGACTATTCACTCCTATTCCCAGCTGCTACTGTTTCCTTATTCATATACTTACAAATACCCAGAGAATTATGAGGAACTG AATTCCATCGCTAGTGCTGCAGCCAAACAGCTGGCCAGTTTGTACAATACCGAATATACGTACGGCCCAGGAGCCACAACAATCT atcctgctgcaggaggctctgATGACTGGGCTTATGATCAAGGCATCAAGTACTCTTTCACTTTTGAGCTCCGAGACACTGGCTATTATGGGTTTCTTCTCCCTGAATCTCAGATAAAGCCAACCTGTGAGGAGACTTTGCTTGCTGTTAAATACATTGCTAATTATGTCCTTAATCATTTGTATTAG
- the CPB1 gene encoding carboxypeptidase B isoform X1, translating to MWAFLVLLGAAAVSAYPHNLAFDGHKVFRAILLNEDQVEIINSLASKMQVDFWQPDYVTLVKPKMQVDFRVEADKVFEVEHLLKENKVEYRVLINNLKTALDAQFDSKARSTSHSYEKYNTWEKIAAWTEDITAQNPDLVSRSVIGETYEGRPIYLLKLGKSGTNKNAVFMDCGFHAREWISPAFCQWFVKEAVETYGKDNIMTRLLNNLDFYVLPVLNIDGYVYTWTNDRMWRKTRSKNSGSFCIGTDPNRNFDAGWCSMGASRRPCDSTYCGSAPESEKETKALADFIREHLSTIKAYLTIHSYSQLLLFPYSYTYKYPENYEELNSIASAAAKQLASLYNTEYTYGPGATTIYPAAGGSDDWAYDQGIKYSFTFELRDTGYYGFLLPESQIKPTCEETLLAVKYIANYVLNHLY from the exons ATGTGGGCCTTCTTGGTTCTCCTAGGTGCTGCAGCTGTTTCTGCTTATCCACACAATCTTGCTTTTGATGG ccATAAGGTGTTTCGTGCGATTCTACTGAATGAGGACCAGGTGGAAATCATCAATTCCCTTGCCAGCAAAATGCAG GTTGACTTTTGGCAGCCAGACTATGTCACGCTGGTAAAGCCAAAAATGCAAGTTGATTTCCGAGTTGAAGCTGACAAGGTTTTTGAGGTTGAACatcttttgaaggaaaacaaagtagaGTATAG AGTTCTGATCAACAACCTGAAGACTGCACTGGATGCTCAGTTTGACAGCAAAGCTCGTAGCACCAGTCACAGCTATGAAAAGTACAACACCTGGGAAAAG ATAGCTGCTTGGACTGAGGATATTACTGCTCAGAACCCAGACCTTGTTTCTCGCAGTGTAATTGGGGAAACATATGAAGGACGGCCAATATACCTTCTCAAA TTGGGAAAAAGCGGTACAAATAAGAATGCTGTCTTTATGGATTGTGGTTTCCATGCAAGAGAGTGGATCTCCCCTGCTTTCTGCCAGTGGTTTGTGAAAGAA GCTGTTGAGACCTATGGAAAAGATAATATCATGACCAGACTTCTCAACAACCTGGACTTCTATGTTTTGCCTGTTCTTAATATTGATGGTTACGTTTACACTTGGACAAAT GACCGTATGTGGAGAAAGACACGCTCTAAAAATTCTGGCAGCTTTTGCATTGGTACTGATCCCAACAGGAATTTTGATGCTGGCTGGTGCA GTATGGGGGCCTCAAGAAGACCCTGTGATTCCACTTACTGTGGTTCTGCACCTGAGTCTGAAAAGGAGACCAAGGCTTTGGCTGATTTTATTCGTGAACATCTTTCTACAATCAAGGCATATCTGACTATTCACTCCTATTCCCAGCTGCTACTGTTTCCTTATTCATATACTTACAAATACCCAGAGAATTATGAGGAACTG AATTCCATCGCTAGTGCTGCAGCCAAACAGCTGGCCAGTTTGTACAATACCGAATATACGTACGGCCCAGGAGCCACAACAATCT atcctgctgcaggaggctctgATGACTGGGCTTATGATCAAGGCATCAAGTACTCTTTCACTTTTGAGCTCCGAGACACTGGCTATTATGGGTTTCTTCTCCCTGAATCTCAGATAAAGCCAACCTGTGAGGAGACTTTGCTTGCTGTTAAATACATTGCTAATTATGTCCTTAATCATTTGTATTAG
- the NCBP2 gene encoding nuclear cap-binding protein subunit 2 — MCSGGSLSILRSDSYVDLSQYRDQHFRGTRYDQERLLRKSCTLYVGNLSFYTTEEQIHELFGKSGDIKKIIMGLDKVKKTACGFCFVEYYARGDAENAMRYINGTRLDDRIIRTDWDAGFKEGRQYGRGRSGGQVRDEYRQDYDAGRGGYGKTVQCQ, encoded by the exons ATGTGCTCGGGGGGCAGCCTCAGCATCCTGCGCAGCGACTCCTACGTGGACCTCAGCCAGTACCGCGACCAGCACTTCCGG GGCACCCGTTATGACCAGGAGCGGCTGCTGCGGAAGAGCTGCACGCTGTATGTGGGGAACCTGTCCTTCTACACCACCGAGGAACAGATCCACGAGCTGTTTGGCAAGAGTGGTGACATCAAGAAGATCATAATGGGGCTGGACAAAGTGAAGAAAACCGCCTGTGGGTTCTGCTTCGTGGA ATATTATGCAAGAGGAGATGCTGAAAATGCAATGCGGTACATTAATGGAACCAGACTTGATGACAGGATCATAAGGACAGACTGGGATGCAGGCTTTAAGGAGGGTAGACAGTATGGTCGTGGAAGATCAGGGGGCCAG GTCCGAGATGAATATCGACAAGACTATGATGCTGGAAGAGGTGGCTATGGCAAAACTGTTCAATGCCAATGA